Below is a window of Candidatus Eisenbacteria bacterium DNA.
GTCCTGCTCTTCTTTCTCGAGTGCGACGCTACCGCTTCCGCCGTCCTCGCCCCGCTGATCCAGCGCGAAGTCTATGACGTCTTCGCCGGGCAGGGGCTCGTTGTGCTGGGTCTCGACGCGCGGAGCTGCAGCAGGACGGGGCTCGAGAACTTCAGGGATCAGACGGGCGTGGACTATCCCCTGCTCCTGGACGCCGGGGATGTCCAGAGCACTTACGGAATCTCCGACGACAGCTTCGTCCTCGTCGATGGCGGAGGCGTCGTGCGCTATGTCGCCGAGGGTCCCGGGACCGGCTCCTACAA
It encodes the following:
- a CDS encoding TlpA family protein disulfide reductase, yielding MSGYLCRVARGFLVLALCLVSGLVGESRAIDVGEAAPYFSLTDLDYDQHSLTAYRSHPVLLFFLECDATASAVLAPLIQREVYDVFAGQGLVVLGLDARSCSRTGLENFRDQTGVDYPLLLDAGDVQSTYGISDDSFVLVDGGGVVRYVAEGPGTGSYNSTQMKVKIEELLRDANNVKVSTWGVIKSIYQQ